In a single window of the Antennarius striatus isolate MH-2024 chromosome 3, ASM4005453v1, whole genome shotgun sequence genome:
- the c3h5orf34 gene encoding uncharacterized protein C5orf34 homolog isoform X2 has product MMDTGAGLMLLYEDESVDVRYGTGARLQLSPCGSEFLLEAPTGPPGHPRERVRQRTRFTVSAYKDQVLSALAFRNRHAARPYLPEELVPPHQNQPSLCLDPEVVWPGGWSCDAQTGPGGETTVKAEGGRAELTLSPSGEEFSVRFTCGLSRQQPEGGPRRCTTVTQVHSCCAVSPPWSYPLSLALRLRGAPPSEPGAVPTEGSPGTSTPSPERWSRLPEPLPLTCPSPHRHRWRGEDLPPREEQSPPDVPSELVRVMWCHGATYRALGGACRPVGGAVPVVEVSPGDGSLIRSDGVDSYFIHHKAGGKGSAQVKEEVTYHLKNLPPDRPGQLFSVSTAVSRASRLLSCYLGAQRSLNLSANPSCLQEVGSSCESPPPEASGSPEQRSRVQQTNHRSGVVAAELEKIRRFTFLLENNHLLRGGEPAGAGIGPAGGPEVPEEDFIADVLQRTSRTIQDIDALLSAASLT; this is encoded by the exons ATGATGGACACCGGCGCCGGTCTGATGCTCCTGTACGAGGACGAGTCGGTGGACGTCCGGTACGGTACCGGAGCCCGGTTGCAGCTGTCGCCCTGCGGCTCCGAGTTCCTGCTGGAGGCACCGACGGGCCCCCCCGGACACCCGCGGGAGAGGGTCAGGCAGCGGACCCGGTTCACCGTCAGCGCCTACAAG GACCAGGTTCTGTCTGCGCTGGCCTTCAGGAACCGACACGCTGCCCGACCGTACCTGCCAGAGGAGCTGGTCCCCCCCCACCAGAACCAG CCGTCCCTCTGCTTGGACCCGGAGGTCGTGTGGCCGGGGGGGTGGTCCTGTGACGCCCAGACGGGACCCGGGGGGGAGACCACCGTCAAGGCGGAGGGGGGGCGGGCGGAGCTGACGCTATCGCCCTCAGGGGAGGAGTTCTCCGTCAGGTTCACCTGTGGCCTCAGCCGTCAACAG CCCGAGGGGGGGCCACGCCGGTGCACCACCGTGACCCAGGTCCACTCCTGCTGCGCCGTTTCCCCCCCATGGTCCTACCCCCTGTCCTTGGCGCTCCGCCTCCGGGGGGCCCCTCCCTCTGAGCCGGGGGCCGTCCCAACAGAAGGAAGTCCTGGGACATCGACCCCGTCGCCGGAACGATGGTCCCGCCTCCCTGAGCCGCTGCCCCTCAcctgcccctccccccacagGCACAG GTGGAGGGGCGAGGACCTCCCCCCCAGGGAAGAGCAGTCGCCCCCAGACGTCCCCTCGGAACTGGTGAGGGTCATGTGGTGTCACGGCGCCACCTACAG GGCACTGGGCGGGGCCTGTAGGCCAGTGGGCGGGGCCGTGCCCGTCGTGGAGGTGTCCCCTGGAGACGGGTCGCTCATCCGGTCTGACGGCGTCGACTCCTACTTCATCCATCACAAGGCGGGGGGGAAGGGGTCGGCCCAG gtgaaggaggaggtgacCTACCATCTGAAGAACCTCCCACCAGACCGACCGGGACAGCTGTTCTCTGTTAGCACCGCCGTTAGCCGCGctagcag GCTCCTGTCCTGTTACCTGGGGGCCCAGCGGTCCCTGAATCTctcagccaatcccagctgCTTACAAGAG GTCGGGTCGTCGTGTGAATCCCCCCCACCTGAAGCCAGCGGGTCACCGGAGCAGCGGTCCAGGGTCCAGCAGACGAACCACCG GTCGGGCGTCGTCGCTGCAGAGCTGGAGAAGATCCGACGTTTCACCT TTCTGCTGGAGAACAACCACCTGCTGAGAGGGGGGGAACCTGCAGGGGCAGGAATCGGCCCAGCAGGGGGCCCTGAGGTGCCGGAGGAGGACTTCATCGCTGACGTTCTCCAGAGAACGTCCAGAACCATCCAGGACATCGATGCTCTCCTGTCTGCAGCCTCACTgacctga
- the c3h5orf34 gene encoding uncharacterized protein C5orf34 homolog isoform X1 — MMDTGAGLMLLYEDESVDVRYGTGARLQLSPCGSEFLLEAPTGPPGHPRERVRQRTRFTVSAYKDQVLSALAFRNRHAARPYLPEELVPPHQNQPSLCLDPEVVWPGGWSCDAQTGPGGETTVKAEGGRAELTLSPSGEEFSVRFTCGLSRQQVGVSIRPPGGDWSISSDFSLSPQPEGGPRRCTTVTQVHSCCAVSPPWSYPLSLALRLRGAPPSEPGAVPTEGSPGTSTPSPERWSRLPEPLPLTCPSPHRHRWRGEDLPPREEQSPPDVPSELVRVMWCHGATYRALGGACRPVGGAVPVVEVSPGDGSLIRSDGVDSYFIHHKAGGKGSAQVKEEVTYHLKNLPPDRPGQLFSVSTAVSRASRLLSCYLGAQRSLNLSANPSCLQEVGSSCESPPPEASGSPEQRSRVQQTNHRSGVVAAELEKIRRFTFLLENNHLLRGGEPAGAGIGPAGGPEVPEEDFIADVLQRTSRTIQDIDALLSAASLT; from the exons ATGATGGACACCGGCGCCGGTCTGATGCTCCTGTACGAGGACGAGTCGGTGGACGTCCGGTACGGTACCGGAGCCCGGTTGCAGCTGTCGCCCTGCGGCTCCGAGTTCCTGCTGGAGGCACCGACGGGCCCCCCCGGACACCCGCGGGAGAGGGTCAGGCAGCGGACCCGGTTCACCGTCAGCGCCTACAAG GACCAGGTTCTGTCTGCGCTGGCCTTCAGGAACCGACACGCTGCCCGACCGTACCTGCCAGAGGAGCTGGTCCCCCCCCACCAGAACCAG CCGTCCCTCTGCTTGGACCCGGAGGTCGTGTGGCCGGGGGGGTGGTCCTGTGACGCCCAGACGGGACCCGGGGGGGAGACCACCGTCAAGGCGGAGGGGGGGCGGGCGGAGCTGACGCTATCGCCCTCAGGGGAGGAGTTCTCCGTCAGGTTCACCTGTGGCCTCAGCCGTCAACAGGTGGGGGTCTCCATCAGGCCACCGGGGGGGGACTGGTCTATCAGTTCTGATTTCAGTCTCTCCCCCCAGCCCGAGGGGGGGCCACGCCGGTGCACCACCGTGACCCAGGTCCACTCCTGCTGCGCCGTTTCCCCCCCATGGTCCTACCCCCTGTCCTTGGCGCTCCGCCTCCGGGGGGCCCCTCCCTCTGAGCCGGGGGCCGTCCCAACAGAAGGAAGTCCTGGGACATCGACCCCGTCGCCGGAACGATGGTCCCGCCTCCCTGAGCCGCTGCCCCTCAcctgcccctccccccacagGCACAG GTGGAGGGGCGAGGACCTCCCCCCCAGGGAAGAGCAGTCGCCCCCAGACGTCCCCTCGGAACTGGTGAGGGTCATGTGGTGTCACGGCGCCACCTACAG GGCACTGGGCGGGGCCTGTAGGCCAGTGGGCGGGGCCGTGCCCGTCGTGGAGGTGTCCCCTGGAGACGGGTCGCTCATCCGGTCTGACGGCGTCGACTCCTACTTCATCCATCACAAGGCGGGGGGGAAGGGGTCGGCCCAG gtgaaggaggaggtgacCTACCATCTGAAGAACCTCCCACCAGACCGACCGGGACAGCTGTTCTCTGTTAGCACCGCCGTTAGCCGCGctagcag GCTCCTGTCCTGTTACCTGGGGGCCCAGCGGTCCCTGAATCTctcagccaatcccagctgCTTACAAGAG GTCGGGTCGTCGTGTGAATCCCCCCCACCTGAAGCCAGCGGGTCACCGGAGCAGCGGTCCAGGGTCCAGCAGACGAACCACCG GTCGGGCGTCGTCGCTGCAGAGCTGGAGAAGATCCGACGTTTCACCT TTCTGCTGGAGAACAACCACCTGCTGAGAGGGGGGGAACCTGCAGGGGCAGGAATCGGCCCAGCAGGGGGCCCTGAGGTGCCGGAGGAGGACTTCATCGCTGACGTTCTCCAGAGAACGTCCAGAACCATCCAGGACATCGATGCTCTCCTGTCTGCAGCCTCACTgacctga